One Triticum dicoccoides isolate Atlit2015 ecotype Zavitan chromosome 4B, WEW_v2.0, whole genome shotgun sequence genomic window carries:
- the LOC119295357 gene encoding serine carboxypeptidase-like 42, translating into MAGSWRAAALAVAMIAWVASSCVLGFPEEDLVGRLPGQPTVGFRQFAGYVDVDVKAGRSLFYYFAEAQDHAAGRPLTLWLNGGPGCSSVGGGAFTELGPFYPRGDGRGLRLNKKSWNKVSNLLFVESPAGVGWSYSNTSSDYNTGDARTANDMYKFLLGWYKKFPEYRSSSLLLSGESYAGHYIPQLTDVLLTHNEKSKGFKFNIKGVAIGNPLLKLDRDVPATYEYFWSHGMISDEIFLAINKGCDFEDYTFGSPHNESKSCNDAIAEANAIVGQYVNNYDVILDVCYPSIVMQELRLRKYVTKISLGVDVCMSYERYFYFNLPEVQHALHANRTHLPYGWGMCSDVLNYTDKDGNINILPLLQRIVEHKIPVWIFSGDQDSVVPLLGSRTLVRELAHDMGLPVTVPYSTWFRKGQVGGWTTEYGNLLTFATVRGASHMVPFAQPDRALGLFRSFVLGQRLPNTTYPPIGD; encoded by the exons ATGGCGGGCTCCTGGCGAGCCGCAGCGCTGGCGGTGGCGATGATTGCTTGGGTAGCAAGCAGCTGCGTGCTCGGGTTCCCGGAGGAGGATTTGGTGGGGCGGCTGCCCGGGCAGCCCACCGTGGGGTTCAGGCAGTTCGCCGGGTACGTGGACGTCGACGTCAAGGCCGGGAGGAGCCTCTTCTACTACTTCGCCGAGGCGCAGGACCACGCCGCCGGCAGGCCGCTCACGCTCTGGCTCAACGGAG GTCCTGGCTGTTCTTCGGTTGGAGGCGGCGCGTTTACGGAGCTCGGCCCATTTTATCCCAGAGGTGATGGCAGAGGCCTTCGTTTAAACAAGAAGTCGTGGAATAAAG TGTCCAATCTTCTATTTGTTGAATCGCCCGCTGGAGTTGGATGGTCCTACTCCAACACTTCATCAGACTACAATACAGGAGATGCGCGGACCG caaatgatatgtacAAATTTCTGTTGGGATGGTATAAGAAGTTCCCGGAGTACAGATCAAGCAGCTTACTTCTTTCGGGAGAGAGCTATGCAG GGCACTATATACCGCAACTCACCGATGTCCTTCTCACACACAATGAGAAATCTAAGGGTTTTAAGTTCAATATCAAGGGGGTAGCT ATCGGGAATCCGTTACTCAAGCTTGACAGGGATGTCCCCGCGACATATGAGTACTTCTGGTCCCATGGTATGATATCCGATGAGATATTTCTGGCCATAAACAAGGGTTGTGATTTTGAGGATTACACATTCGGTAGCCCCCACAATGAGAGCAAGTCATGCAATGATGCCATTGCGGAGGCAAATGCTATAGTTGGACAATACGTCAACAATTATGATGTCATTCTTGACGTATGTTACCCATCGATTGTGATGCAGGAGCTACGACTGCGCAAATAT GTGACCAAGATCAGTTTAGGAGTGGATGTTTGCATGTCATATGAAAGGTACTTCTACTTCAATCTTCCAGAAGTGCAGCATGCTCTTCATGCTAATAGAACACATCTACCTTATGGCTGGGGCATGTGCAGTGA TGTGCTGAATTACACCGATAAGGATGGTAACATCAACATCTTGCCTTTACTTCAGAGAATAGTGGAACATAAGATACCAGTTTGGATATTCAG CGGCGATCAAGACTCTGTGGTGCCCCTCTTGGGCTCCCGAACCCTTGTGCGAGAGCTAGCTCATGACATGGGGTTGCCTGTCACAGTTCCGTACAGTACTTGGTTCCGCAAAGGCCAG GTTGGAGGCTGGACAACAGAGTATGGTAATCTTCTGACCTTTGCAACAGTGCGGGGCGCATCTCACATGGTGCCATTTGCACAACCAGACCGAGCTCTCGGCCTATTTCGCTCATTTGTGCTTGGACAGAGGCTCCCAAACACAACCTATCCACCCATTGGCGACTAA
- the LOC119295356 gene encoding pentatricopeptide repeat-containing protein At3g12770-like, which produces MPPPNAGRLSNLVRRCAAAKALIAGAKLHAQALVGGHLPQATLETDLVLLYCRCAALPSARKVFDAMPSPSMHAYNILLAASPPLLALELLSGLLDAGFRPDCYAVPAALRACAELQDPLLGAALHGFTVQLGFLSNVVVSSALLDMYAKAGLLVNAVRVFDEMPERDPVVWNCMVTAYARAGMTAETLELFRRAQVEAVNMARDLRAVPSVLNVCGKEGEMMKGREIHGRMVRSLVFDLDIPIGNALIDMYAKCGRVDASQAVFAGMQERNVVSWSTLISCYGVHGKGKEALHVYEEMLSQRVKPNCITFTSVLSSCSHSGLVTDGRMIFESMRKVHGVEPTSEHYACMVDLLGRAGAIEEAIGLIKKMPMEPCATAWGALLSACATHNNVDVGEIAAYRLFELEKGNVSNYITLCGIYGAVGQSDGVAGLRLRMRELGMVKTPGCSWVDVKGRAHAFYQGSVPSYLRRKMFWILDRLRKDMGNSESEYEHADQ; this is translated from the coding sequence ATGCCGCCGCCTAACGCCGGCCGTCTCTCCAACCTCGTTCGGCGCTGCGCCGCCGCTAAGGCTCTAATCGCCGGCGCGAAGCTCCACGCACAGGCTCTCGTTGGTGGCCACCTACCCCAGGCCACCCTCGAGACTGACCTGGTCCTGCTCTATTGTCGCTGCGCTGCGCTCCCtagcgcccgcaaggtgttcgacgcgATGCCTTCTCCGTCCATGCACGCGTACAACATCCTCCTTGCCGCCTCCCCACCCCTCTTAGCTCTCGAACTACTCTCTGGCCTCCTCGACGCCGGTTTCCGCCCTGACTGCTATGCTGTCCCAGCGGCGCTCCGGGCGTGCGCTGAGCTCCAGGACCCGCTTCTTGGCGCCGCACTCCATGGATTTACCGTCCAGTTAGGATTTCTCTCCAATGTTGTTGTCTCCAGCGCACTTCTTGACATGTACGCCAAGGCTGGTCTCCTGGTCAATGCGGTTAGGGTGTTCGACGAGATGCCTGAAAGAGACCCTGTTGTGTGGAATTGCATGGTTACCGCTTATGCAAGGGCCGGGATGACAGCTGAAACCCTTGAGCTCTTCAGAAGGGCTCAGGTGGAGGCGGTGAACATGGCAAGGGATCTGCGGGCTGTGCCGAGCGTGCTAAATGTCTGTGGAAAGGAAGGGGAGATGATGAAGGGGAGAGAAATACATGGTAGGATGGTGCGAAGCCTTGTATTCGATTTGGATATCCCAATTGGGAACGCGTTGATCGACATGTATGCAAAGTGCGGGCGCGTGGACGCGTCACAAGCAGTGTTTGCAGGCATGCAggagaggaatgtggtgagctggtCGACACTGATATCTTGCTATGGTGTCCATGGAAAGGGAAAAGAGGCATTGCATGTGTACGAGGAGATGTTATCTCAGAGAGTGAAACCGAACTGTATCACCTTCACATCTGTCCTTTCAAGTTGCAGCCACTCAGGGCTCGTGACTGATGGCCGGATGATCTTCGAGTCAATGAGGAAGGTTCATGGTGTAGAGCCCACTTCTGAGCACTATGCATGTATGGTGGACCTCTTGGGGCGTGCTGGAGCCATTGAAGAAGCTATCGGGCTTATAAAGAAGATGCCTATGGAACCTTGTGCTACTGCATGGGGAGCTCTACTCTCTGCTTGCGCCACGCATAATAATGTCGATGTTGGAGAGATTGCAGCATATAGGCTGTTTGAGTTAGAAAAAGGCAATGTCAGTAACTATATCACTCTCTGTGGAATTTATGGTGCAGTTGGTCAGTCTGATGGTGTTGCAGGATTAAGATTAAGGATGAGGGAACTTGGCATGGTGAAGACGCCTGGTTGCAGCTGGGTTGATGTGAAGGGAAGAGCTCATGCCTTTTACCAAGGGAGTGTCCCGAGTTATTTGAGGAGAAAAATGTTTTGGATTTTAGATCGGTTACGTAAGGATATGGGCAATTCAGAATCTGAATATGAGCATGCTGACCAGTAG